A region from the Anomaloglossus baeobatrachus isolate aAnoBae1 chromosome 11, aAnoBae1.hap1, whole genome shotgun sequence genome encodes:
- the LOC142255826 gene encoding endogenous retrovirus group PABLB member 1 Env polyprotein-like: MIEDRLEIDATQEANTDLVLLQVPAKLWSTSKTDHGTLPVPPVKVSVKPGITPPQLRQYPLNAQQEAALDHQIKELVKSGALRTTKSPYNTPLFLVKKKQVKKGDPVAYQMISFETHHEVLAEKLEVTDCWICKHAPVTSSSMPYLAIPVPINEVFQWGGCKAGFTFNDTKYQKLWNTSVPIPIVGWVDFPWWQGNVTIGLPGTQQYLAFKGNSWVPRNFTKTPIMGNIPMEGIKVSFGRTSDSTDAFKPLLLDRHLHDHRWTYNSLFPEGTNDTCYSKPRNLWCNDSNPYVPGRETCGEQSAGYCSPLGQLPGWCTLRNISAFIDIVHRLVLQHSAIWDLPPQTYWICSYNAYKWLPVGVNGTCTLARLTPATFIINTTDIPAGKMPLHLLVKRVSDNKERPSGRPHVVQMSHVNKFFNTLFLYPMVMQMYDKLVESTDYIDDQICEVLQAVNSTIAIQRQLIIVTNQHTLVLDYLTAAQGEMCQIIGPSCCHYIDPKGTLKAQASLTEIQKLRKRHDEEVLRSSDAWWSNTFSMFNPANWFKGIGGWLMGILQSVFQVLLCLLVAYVTESEK, from the exons ATGATCGAAGATCGACTAGAAATTGATGCGACACAGGAAGCAAACACGGACCTAGTACTTCTCCAAGTTCCTgcgaaactctggtccacatcaaaaactgaccacggCACACTACCCGTTCCCCCCGTAAAAGTATCAGTCaaacctggaattacaccaccacaGTTAAGACAATATCCTCTTAACGCTCAACAGGAAGCCGCCCTGGATCACCAAATAAAAGAACTAGTGAAGTCGGGAGCTctcagaactactaagtctccatacaatactccactATTTCTTGTCAAGAAGAAACAGGTGAAGAAAGGTGACCCAGTTGCGTACCAAATG ATTTCATTTGAGACCCACCATGAAGTATTAGCAGAAAAACTTGaggtcacagactgctggatatgtaaacACGCGCCTGTGACATCCTCCTCCATGCCTTACTTAgctataccagtcccaataaatgaggtgttccaatggggaggctgtaaagctggctttacat tcaatgacacaaaGTACCAAAAATTGTGGAACACTAGTGTACCTATACCAATAGTAGGATGGGTAGATTttccctggtggcaaggcaacgtTACTAtcggccttcccggaacccagcaatactTAGCCTTTAAGGGAaacagctgggtaccccgtaatttCACAAAAACACCTATTATGGGCAATATTCCAATGGAAGGAATTAAAgtaagttttgggcgaacctctgacagtacagatgcatttaaacccttgttGTTAGACAGACATCTGCATGACCACAGGTGGacatacaattcattgtttccagaaggcacaaatgatacttgttattCCAAACCcagaaatttatggtgcaatgattcaaacccgtatgtgcctggccgagaaacctgtggtgaacagtccgcagggtattgtagtcccctaggccaacttcccggatggtgtacgctgagaaacatatcggcctttatagatatagtacatagacttgtactacaacattctgccatctgggatctcccgccACAAACCTACTGGATTTGTAGCTACAACGCCTATAAATGGCTACCAGTGGGAGTAAATGGCACTTGCACCCTAGCCCGTTTGAcgcctgccaccttcattatcaatactactgatataccggcaggaaaaatgcctctccacctactggtaaaaaGAGTGTCAGATAACAAAGaaaggcctagtggccgaccccatgtggttcaaatgagccaCGTCAATAAATTTTTCAATACCCTTTTTCTCTACCCTATGgtgatgcagatgtatgataagttggtagAAAGTACCGACTATATTGATGATCAAATTtgtgaggttctccaagcagtaaatagtaccattgccatacagagacaattaatcattgtaaccaaccaacatactttggtactggattacctcacagcGGCCCAAGGGGAGATGTGCCAGataataggccccagctgttgtcactacatagatccaaaaggaacccTAAAAGCGCAAGCCAgtctaactgagatacaaaagctgaggaaaagacatgatgaggaggtactcaggagctcagatgcttggtggagcaataccttctcAATGTTCAACcccgcaaactggtttaagggaataggaggatggttaatggggatactgcaatcagtattcCAAGTGCTACTCTGTCTATTAGTAGCTTAT